The Gossypium arboreum isolate Shixiya-1 chromosome 6, ASM2569848v2, whole genome shotgun sequence DNA window TTATCCCTACCGTGAGTGGTTGACCACTATATGACTAACACCAAACACATGTTAAGATTGTTGGATCTAGTGCCATGAGAgtagtatattcgtttgtaaaactaataatttttttgaacagtttggttaataaaacaaattcatttattacaattaatatactttgtattattatcctcaaatggtttttgcatacaaaacaaaatagaagcaaatgttgctcattgatTGTCTATTGTTTAAACTGATACTAAGCGATGTTATGTGGTCGGATCGTAGtacagaaagacaacttgtattagtagacaaacctacacatgtccttagtctaatcagaaatgagcaaaTTGACTGAAAAACTAATATGTGGTTTATCAAGTCCAACTGGAGAGATGCCTTATCTTGGTTATGAAAGCGGATGACTTCCAAGAGATACAGACATAGATGTAATTGAATGGACTGATAGTATATCGGAttggacccaagaagaatagatctcAAATTTGTGtattaatttattcacttgtgatgtttatagtacgacatacctaaatcctgagtggatggtagactatgtatgtgtgactcgtatacTCTGATATAAGTAAAAACTTAGttaaaatagataaggaaccgaaagctggTGCGTACAATGTACGACTTCTACAATATGTAGCGCCATTCACAATAATGAAATTCATAGTTCGAGACATGTAAATGATATCTCTCataggcattacatggttgatgaaaagtaagcGTAGCCACATGTCGTTCGTCTTTATGAttgatgacttgatcactatttgatagtgattaacttttcatgaaggaagatgtaatggttaccatgaaatAAAATAGGATTATATTAGGAGAGCGGATATTATTCCAAAGAGATCAAGGTCATTGGATGAGTACTGAGTAGTTGTTTTCGTTATAGTATGTCGTTATGGAGAGCTTAATCATAGTACACTACaccaaaacaggtttttagcggcgtttgaatgaaaaacgccgctaaagaacgagcattagcggcgcttattAAAAAATACCGCTATAGGttaacctttagcggcgcttttcaaaaaacgccgctaatgctcgatctttagcggcgctttacaaaaaacgccgcaaaaaatttAACACAACGTCATCGCTTTGTATTGAGCCTTTAGTggatttagcggcgctttttaaaaacgccgctaaagatcaagtATTAGCAGCGCCGCTATATGTAtacctttagcggcattttttaaaacgcatacaaaaattaaaaaattaaaaaactattatttaaaataattttaaagatttttggtatatgactaattgttttttaatttatatgttaaatattttcttatataattgtaaaagagatagtattaaatttaaaatattgaattaattatcattatagtttaggattTACAgtatatggttaagggtttaatgtttatgagttattattttaaggtttatggattatgagtttagggattatggtttaagggtggTTTAAGGGTTGTGGTTTAAGGTTTAAGTGTTAGggggttacgggttaggggttcaAGTTCATGTTTTAAgatttatagtttagggtttagggattaggagtttagggtttagattaattagtgtttttttaatttatatgataaatattttcttatataattataaaagagatagtattaattttaaaatattgaattaattatcattatagtttagggtttatgatttagggtatatggtTTAGAGTTCAAAGTGTAtgagttattattttaaggtttatggattatgggtttagggattatggtttatggtttaagggtggGGTTTAAGGCTTAGGGTTAAGGGTTAAGTGTTAGGTTTACTTAAGGATTAggctttatatatattaaatggtttaagaTTTAAAGTTTACTtaagatttgttaaatgatggaattttatacaatcaattaatacttttatatttaaaatatttaatctaaaccatttgatatatttaaatattagaattaaaaaattgataaataaataaataaaagtaatgattgatatggataggaccaaattataacaaataaaatgaaatacaaaaCTAAAATCATTCCACATCGAACATCTAGCAAAATAGTCATATTTTAGTTAGGAAGAAATATCTCTAATGAAATGGAGATTAGATCGgaaaagaataatataaaatcatgattaacgtcttaatttttaataaaaatttgatatgTGAGAGATTGATTGCTTATATTGGATAAttctaacttaataattaattacagaccatttaattatttgttttcttattaaaatatgcGATATTTATTTTTAGAGTACttagttttttatttataaaaccaatttataaaaataataataataaatattttataaaatcatttaactaataatttttaacagataaaataaaaaaaattagtatagcaaaatggtgtcattttatttaaaatgaaatgatttttggtggcatttttaataaaaacgccacaaaaagttAACAATAGGGGCGGTTTTTATAAAAACGCCTCCTAAAATCGGTACCGCCAAAACACCCCCAATCTCACCCCTCTGTTGCTCTTTTCAATCAAGAAACTCTCCAGCAGCGTCTCCAAGCTCTTATCGAAGGAACCCTAGCTGTCTCAAGTCCCTACTAACAGTTTGCTACTTCGTTCCCATTCGCATTCCCACTTCCACACACTTATTTCGATGAAAGATTGACAAACTCACCCGCAAATTTTCGACTGTTGAAGAATCATTGAATAAAAACAAAATGCATGGTTAGGATTCCATTCAATTCTTTTATTTGTATTACTGTTTCAGGTTTATTCCCCTCACTTGGATTCACCTCCACCAAGATGGGTTCATCTTGCACACGGGTTGCTTCTATTTTTGTATCAGGTTTATACCTCCACcttattctttctttatttccTTGGTGTTTTGGGAAAGGGGGATGAGCGTGAATGTTTTCTCTCTGGCAATGTATTCAAAGTATGGGATCTTTTTCACATATTAGTAATTACTTGCTAGACTTTTGATGCTGTAGATGGGAAACAAGCTAGACGAACAAACTCCTCGAGTCCACTTGGAGAACTTTTTGACCATGGTAAGTTTACTTTATAATCTCTTCTTTCCATCCTTTGCTatttttattagaaaattttctgATGGAGTAATTATTTTTGGTGGTCTTAAAATATTGCAGGGCGTGATGCACTTGCAAGTACGGTATGTATTTAACTTGTTTCATTACATAACGATGTCTAATAAAATTCTGCCATTATACAATATTGATTCTTTTTAAGTTCGAAACCATGGATTTTGGGAGCACTGCCATGTGCGGAGGGGACAGTTTCTGGTTCTGGGTAATTTTATCTATACCATTTTATGGAGCTACATGGGAACAGTAAGTTATCAAAAGAGTAATTTAGTTTTGTATTTTGTATTCCTTCTAAGAAATCCTGCCATACACTTTGCAGTTATTAAATTACTTGGTTTATTCTATAGAGGGtttataaattttgttttcaatCTCTTTTTATCAAACTTTATTCAATGTTAGGTAATTTTTTGAAAGGATTTTGTGATAACTTCGTGATGTATATTTGAGGTATTCTAAATATTCTGTTTGATATGTATTCCTCTCGAATGTCTCCATCCTTTctacataaaattttagaaggGAGTTTCTAATGTGGTTTTTTGTAGCATGCAGTGGAACATTCTTTTACCAATGCTGATACTTCTGTTGTGTCATTTTCTGCAGCTATTTCACCAATGCACTTATCCTTCCTATTGTCAATGGGCCGACTGAGGGTCTTGCGCTGATATATGGATTGCACTTTATGACAGCAATTGTTGGTATGTTTCCTCACTCGATGTTATAGAGGTGTCTTTGACAGTCTGTACTAAACCTTTATATTACTTGTGTTCCACGTATAAAAAATTTGAAACTTCTTTTGAATTCTTTTCttctattattattgtttttcaCGTTTTATGATTGCTTACCTTTTTCCCCTCAAGGTGCCCAGTGGTGGGCTCAGCCATTTCAGCAATCGATACCCTTCTTGAGTTGGATACCTTATGTTAATGGTAAGTTCTTTGTTTAAGAAAGGGTTAGCACCTTATATTGGATTTCTTGTTGCTTTGCCATTTTTCTTTGACTATTTTATTACTTATTCACCTTTTTTTCCAGAACTTCCAACATATAAAGCTGCTGTGTATTTGTTGACACCAATTGCTATTTTACCTACAGTGGCTTGCTAAGTAAGTGGTTATCTGCATCCTAAATGGTCAAAATTTACTTCAACTTTCATGGCTAAAGCTTCTTATAATTTCTATTTGGCACTCTTGTAGTTTCACGCTAGTGCTTTGAATTACTTATTCTTTGACCTTTAGTGGAAAACTGTCCACTTTAGTAGTCCAATGTGAGAGCTGAAGCTTCTCATGCTTTCATTTTTGGCTTCTTGTTGGCTTGTAGCCTTATACTAGAGCTATGGAATATTAGGCTGAGTTAAATGATCTAATTGCATTGTCATTATCAATTCCCTTTTTGTTTTCAACTCATAGCTTCATGTGTAATGCAGAGGCCAAGGTTTCCATGCATGAGACCACCTTATTTTAGTCCATCCTACATTTATTTTTTGTTCATAGTACTGCTGTCTTTTAGTGTCCGCATAAGCTTCTCTTATGTACTTGTATGGTTGCTATTGCAGTATAAGCAATGTCCATAAGATCGTTAAGGCAAGAAAAGGAAGCATGTTACTGGCATTAgcaatggtaattctgtaaattcaTTGTGTTTATTTCTTCCTTCCATGTATGCTTAAATGATTAATCGGTGTTTTCTGTTCTTTCTTGTCAGCTTTATCCTTTTGTTGTACTCATGGGAGGAGTGCTCATTTGGTAATTTGAGTTTGTCCTATTTTCTTATAACAACGTTCaccttttttcttttattcagcACACAAATATGGTCAGGCTATTGACTTGTACACGCAGGCGATAGAGCTAAATAGTCAGAATGTAGTGTACTGGGCTAATCGCTCACTTGCTCACACCAAATTGGAAGAGTATGGTAGTGCCATACAGGATGCTACTAAGGC harbors:
- the LOC108485038 gene encoding choline/ethanolaminephosphotransferase 1-like produces the protein MVWKQGIDNLALLCSAKLRKMREPPLFFFPFAGAVFIKTPPKIGTAKTPPISPLCCSFQSRNSPAASPSSYRRNPSCLKSLLTVYSPHLDSPPPRWVHLAHGLLLFLYQTFDAVDGKQARRTNSSSPLGELFDHGRDALASTFETMDFGSTAMCGGDSFWFWVILSIPFYGATWEHYFTNALILPIVNGPTEGLALIYGLHFMTAIVGAQWWAQPFQQSIPFLSWIPYVNELPTYKAAVYLLTPIAILPTVAC